A stretch of Kaistella flava (ex Peng et al. 2021) DNA encodes these proteins:
- a CDS encoding OmpH family outer membrane protein: MKKFQLLFIFLLGFAITANAQKIGVVDTDYILGKLPQYKEAEARLNEQITNWQNEIQTLQTEFEKKKMTLENEKVLLIGDQLKQRQKEVDDLDKRIKGMINNRFGSMGEINNARSNLTKPFQDLIWGAIKTVSEKNTLGIVLDKSNNISVIFLDKRYDYTDKVLDLLLKNSPAKKTETDSKPVKRSPVEERNEKMKTMKTRSSAKAMEPQTK; encoded by the coding sequence ATGAAAAAATTTCAATTATTATTTATATTCCTTTTAGGTTTTGCGATTACTGCAAATGCTCAGAAAATTGGAGTTGTTGATACGGATTATATCCTCGGTAAATTGCCTCAGTATAAAGAAGCAGAAGCCCGATTGAATGAGCAAATTACCAACTGGCAAAATGAAATTCAAACTTTGCAGACGGAATTTGAAAAGAAAAAAATGACTCTTGAAAATGAAAAAGTTCTTCTAATCGGTGATCAGCTAAAACAACGTCAAAAAGAAGTTGATGATTTAGATAAGAGAATTAAAGGAATGATTAATAATCGTTTTGGGTCAATGGGAGAAATCAATAATGCGAGATCTAATTTGACCAAACCTTTTCAGGATCTAATTTGGGGAGCAATCAAGACCGTTTCAGAGAAGAATACTTTGGGCATAGTTCTTGATAAAAGCAACAACATTAGCGTTATTTTTCTTGATAAAAGATACGACTATACAGATAAAGTGTTAGATTTGCTGCTGAAAAATTCCCCGGCTAAAAAAACCGAAACTGATTCAAAACCAGTAAAAAGGAGTCCAGTGGAGGAAAGAAATGAGAAGATGAAAACAATGAAAACCAGATCCAGTGCGAAAGCAATGGAGCCACAAACAAAATAA
- a CDS encoding OmpH family outer membrane protein: MKKLSVLFAAVMMFATVGVAKAQKIASMDYEAVLAAMPETKKMSTDLETFSKTKGDELNKQAEAFQKEVQAYQAEGAKLTGAQRDAKEAELQKKQQNLQAIQQTAQNDLAQKRDTAVKPIIEKLNKAVEKVAKASGFDFIIDAGALVYKGGPDATPLVKKELGL, from the coding sequence ATGAAAAAATTAAGTGTATTATTTGCAGCAGTAATGATGTTTGCAACCGTAGGAGTTGCAAAGGCGCAGAAAATCGCGTCTATGGATTATGAAGCTGTGTTAGCTGCAATGCCAGAAACAAAAAAAATGAGTACTGATTTAGAAACTTTTAGTAAAACTAAAGGTGACGAATTAAATAAACAAGCAGAAGCGTTTCAAAAAGAAGTTCAAGCTTATCAAGCTGAAGGAGCTAAATTAACAGGAGCTCAAAGAGATGCTAAAGAAGCTGAACTTCAGAAAAAACAACAAAATTTGCAAGCAATTCAGCAAACTGCTCAAAATGATTTAGCTCAAAAAAGAGATACAGCGGTAAAACCAATTATCGAAAAATTGAATAAAGCAGTTGAGAAAGTAGCAAAAGCAAGCGGATTCGATTTTATCATCGATGCAGGAGCATTAGTTTACAAGGGAGGTCCAGACGCGACTCCATTAGTAAAAAAAGAATTAGGACTTTAA
- a CDS encoding acyl-CoA thioesterase: MQKEISNLSRIRFSDCDPIGHLNNVKYLEYMLNAREDHVESGYGFTYEEYTRKTGCTWITIQNEIAYLKEVRYNAKVQISSKTIEVGDRISKVEILMKSEDGKTIHSILWMTVIYFNMKTRKSDVHPADTKQLFEKFLVDLEEKDFQSRVSYFRKKNKKANL, translated from the coding sequence ATGCAAAAAGAAATTTCAAATCTGTCGAGAATTCGATTTAGCGACTGCGATCCAATCGGGCATCTTAATAATGTGAAGTATTTGGAATACATGCTCAACGCCAGAGAAGATCATGTAGAATCCGGCTATGGATTTACCTATGAAGAATACACCAGAAAAACAGGTTGTACCTGGATTACCATTCAAAATGAAATCGCTTATTTAAAAGAAGTTCGTTATAATGCGAAAGTTCAAATTTCAAGTAAAACTATTGAAGTCGGCGACCGTATTTCTAAAGTTGAGATTTTAATGAAAAGTGAAGACGGTAAAACCATTCACAGTATTTTGTGGATGACCGTGATCTATTTCAATATGAAAACCCGTAAATCAGACGTACATCCAGCAGACACCAAACAACTTTTTGAAAAATTCCTGGTTGATTTAGAAGAAAAGGATTTTCAAAGTCGGGTATCATATTTTAGAAAAAAAAATAAAAAGGCAAATCTATAA
- the rfbD gene encoding dTDP-4-dehydrorhamnose reductase encodes MKKILVIGSNGQLGSCFKKLATHFENQFEFNFAGSQDLDITNRGAVEDFVKDYKPDFCINAAAYTAVDLAEKEAEKAFAVNAEGVANVAEACKKTKTVLIHISTDYVFDGESNISYSEDNFTNPQGVYGASKLKGEELAMENNPRTIVIRTSWLYSEFNKNFVKTMLNLFSTKEELGIVADQFGQPTNANDLAEAVMKIIESDPKTFGVFHFSNYPETNWFEFASKIAEFSNSKIKLKAITTEEFPTPAKRPKRSTMALDKIEQVYKIEPIHWEHSLQDCIETLATTYE; translated from the coding sequence ATGAAGAAAATACTTGTAATTGGCAGTAATGGACAGTTAGGAAGTTGTTTTAAAAAATTGGCAACTCATTTTGAAAATCAATTTGAATTCAATTTCGCTGGCTCTCAAGATTTAGACATTACCAATCGTGGTGCAGTTGAAGATTTTGTTAAGGACTACAAACCTGATTTTTGTATCAATGCCGCTGCCTACACCGCAGTAGATTTAGCCGAGAAAGAAGCTGAAAAAGCATTTGCAGTTAATGCAGAAGGTGTCGCAAATGTAGCAGAAGCTTGTAAAAAAACGAAAACAGTTTTAATTCATATTTCAACGGACTATGTCTTTGATGGCGAAAGTAATATTTCTTATTCAGAAGATAATTTCACCAATCCACAAGGCGTTTACGGAGCTTCTAAATTGAAAGGTGAAGAATTGGCGATGGAAAATAACCCAAGAACAATTGTAATCAGAACTTCTTGGTTGTATTCAGAGTTTAATAAAAACTTTGTTAAGACCATGTTGAATCTTTTTTCAACCAAAGAGGAATTGGGAATTGTTGCAGATCAGTTTGGTCAACCAACGAATGCTAATGACTTGGCAGAAGCGGTGATGAAAATTATTGAATCAGATCCGAAAACTTTTGGAGTCTTTCATTTTTCAAATTACCCGGAAACAAACTGGTTTGAATTTGCTTCTAAAATTGCAGAGTTCTCTAACTCAAAAATTAAATTGAAAGCGATTACGACTGAAGAATTTCCAACGCCGGCAAAACGCCCCAAAAGAAGTACGATGGCTTTGGATAAAATAGAACAGGTTTATAAGATTGAACCAATTCATTGGGAACATTCTCTGCAAGATTGTATCGAAACTTTAGCAACAACCTACGAATGA